From Argopecten irradians isolate NY chromosome 12, Ai_NY, whole genome shotgun sequence, one genomic window encodes:
- the LOC138304660 gene encoding carbohydrate sulfotransferase 4-like, with protein sequence MRSGSTFISDVIASHPSSHFIFEPFSRAIRKIRKKAPIVLINGTVIIPLPDEEANLMSELLFSWLTCNYGGLDSDILLNLPITHSTKKFHLCLKTNHSLNNETVLQKCVRILQIQCETINLRVVKTIRLRMRTTVENILKRIPGLKVIHLFRDQRPRLLSAERTPTMLFHSLQTTAKSECSNALDDIVIHQELERTYPGQLATVLYERLAENPLVVSKRIFTFLQLSFTRKSFEYIKNITSSATAVPCSFCTKKKNSTKTAHAWRTKKSLDFEKIKMIQKECKETQNALGYLPLNSTTEMRNTSVNLRMTTPFTLDAL encoded by the exons ATGAGAAGTGGATCAACTTTCATCTCTGACGTCATCGCCAGTCACCCGTCATCGCACTTCATATTCGAGCCATTCTCACGCGCCATacgtaaaataagaaaaaaagcTCCGATAGTATTAATAAACGGAACAGTGATCATACCATT ACCAGACGAAGAGGCTAACTTAATGTCGGAACTTTTATTTTCCTGGCTAACTTGTAATTATGGCGGACTAGATTCGGACATTTTACTCAATCTTCCAATCACTCATTCTACAAAAAAGTTTCATCTGTGTTTGAAAACAAACCACAGTCTTAATAATGAAACAGTATTACAGAAGTGTGTAAGAATATTACAAATTCAGTGTGAAACTATTAACCTACGTGTGGTTAAAACAATTCGTCTTCGAATGAGAACTACTGTTGAAAATATACTGAAACGGATTCCTGGATTAAAAGTGATTCATTTATTTCGTGACCAAAGACCGCGGCTTCTTTCAGCAGAAAGGACACCGACAATGTTATTTCATAGTTTGCAAACTACGGCGAAGAGTGAATGTTCGAATGCTTTGGATGATATCGTCATTCATCAGGAACTTGAACGGACATATCCTGGCCAACTAGCAACTGTTTTGTATGAAAGATTAGCAGAAAATCCTTTAGTGGTTTCCAAAcgtatttttacatttcttcAATTATCTTTTACAAGAAAATCATTTGAATATATTAAGAACATCACATCATCAGCAACCGCAGTTCCATGTAGTTTTTGTACGAAAAAGAAGAATTCTACTAAGACAGCACATGCGTGGAGAACTAAGAAATCCTTAGACTTCGAGAAGATAAAAATGATCCAGAAGGAATGCAAGGAAACCCAAAACGCTCTAGGTTATTTACCGTTAAACAGCACAACGGAAATGAGAAATACTTCAGTTAATCTAAGAATGACTACTCCCTTCACTCTTGATGCGTTATAG